GTCTGGATAATGTATCGTTCGCCGTTCCGCAAGGGAGCATCATGGGATTCGTAGGCGAGAATGGCTCAGGGAAAACGACCACGATCAGTTGCATTTTGAATACCCTCAAACCGGATAGTGGCGTGATCAAGATCTTCGGTGAGGAAATGACGGATGAACGTACGGATATCCGCGATCACATCGGAGTTGTATTTGATGCCATCAATTTCCCCGAGGCGCTCACGGCTAACAAGCTGGCGTCGGTGTTTAAAGATATTTACCAGCATTGGGACGGAGGGCTTTTCCAGCATCTGCTTCAAAGGTTGCAGGTTCCGGCTGATACCAGAATCAAAGATCTGTCCAGGGGAATGACGATGAAGTTGGCTACAGCGGCAGCTCTATCCCATGGGGCGAAGCTGTTGTTGTTGGATGAGGCTACATCAGGCCTTGACCCGGTTGTCCGGGAAGAGATGCTGGATCTGTTTCTGGAGTTTGTAGAAGACGAAGAACATTCGATTCTCATCTCCTCGCATATAACCAGCGATCTGGAGAAAATCGCGGATTATATCACTTTTATACACAGCGGCAGAATCATCCTGACGGAAGACAAGGATATCTTGCTATACCAATACGGCATAGCCCGCTGCACGGAGGATCAGTTCCAAAGTCTTGATAAATCGGAATATCTATCATCCCGGAAGAGAGGATTTCAGGTTGACGTATTGATCTCGGATAAAGAAAGCTTCTCCA
This DNA window, taken from Insulibacter thermoxylanivorax, encodes the following:
- a CDS encoding ABC transporter ATP-binding protein, whose translation is MKYSLEVSNLTKAYPGSDFRLDNVSFAVPQGSIMGFVGENGSGKTTTISCILNTLKPDSGVIKIFGEEMTDERTDIRDHIGVVFDAINFPEALTANKLASVFKDIYQHWDGGLFQHLLQRLQVPADTRIKDLSRGMTMKLATAAALSHGAKLLLLDEATSGLDPVVREEMLDLFLEFVEDEEHSILISSHITSDLEKIADYITFIHSGRIILTEDKDILLYQYGIARCTEDQFQSLDKSEYLSSRKRGFQVDVLISDKESFSRQHRDITVDNTTIDEIMLLLVKGDQ